A window of the Oscillospiraceae bacterium NTUH-002-81 genome harbors these coding sequences:
- a CDS encoding IS91 family transposase — translation MIMDKSCTIQDVFERFYPSYEKRSNPPAHHRKTAYHIRNCKTGVFGVNISVCEDCGCISVHNNSCRSRCCPMCQEFPKEKWIDAQKENVLDAPYYHVVFTVPEELNSIIYSNQKLLYDALYHAASATLNELSKDAKYLGADIGYICILHTWGSAMNYHPHIHTIVLGGGLDDENKWKDTGGNFFLPYGVISKVFRGKYLDELKSLWNDSKLKFHGTAEKYQNSYRFKELLDKCYEKNWVTYCKETFNGAQSVINYLGKYTHRIAISNHRIKSMTDTTVTYAVKDYKNEGHWKEKTISGEEFIRRFMMHVPPKRFVRIRHYGLLSCRNKRKKITLCRNLLGCKKYISTLKNLNAVEMIKVLYHIDVCKCSSCGGNMVSPRKDKYSSSFHAHMRC, via the coding sequence ATGATTATGGATAAATCATGTACGATACAGGATGTATTTGAACGGTTCTATCCTTCCTATGAAAAGAGGAGTAACCCTCCTGCTCATCACAGAAAAACGGCTTATCACATCAGAAACTGTAAAACAGGAGTTTTTGGTGTAAATATCAGTGTTTGTGAGGACTGCGGATGTATCAGTGTTCACAACAACTCCTGCAGAAGCAGATGCTGTCCCATGTGCCAGGAGTTTCCGAAAGAGAAATGGATTGATGCACAAAAAGAGAACGTATTGGATGCACCCTATTATCATGTAGTATTCACAGTTCCTGAGGAATTGAATTCCATTATTTACAGCAACCAGAAGCTGTTATATGATGCACTGTATCATGCTGCTTCAGCCACATTGAATGAATTGTCAAAAGATGCAAAGTATCTGGGAGCTGATATAGGGTATATCTGCATTCTTCATACCTGGGGCTCTGCAATGAATTATCATCCTCATATTCATACCATTGTTCTTGGAGGTGGGCTTGATGATGAAAATAAATGGAAAGACACAGGTGGAAATTTTTTTCTCCCATATGGTGTCATCTCAAAAGTGTTCCGTGGAAAATATCTGGATGAGTTAAAAAGCCTGTGGAATGATTCTAAGCTTAAATTTCATGGTACAGCAGAGAAATATCAGAACAGCTATCGTTTTAAAGAACTTCTTGATAAGTGTTATGAAAAGAACTGGGTCACTTACTGTAAAGAAACTTTCAATGGTGCACAGTCGGTTATCAATTATCTTGGAAAATATACCCACAGGATAGCAATCAGTAATCATCGAATCAAATCCATGACGGATACGACAGTTACATATGCAGTAAAAGACTATAAAAACGAAGGCCACTGGAAAGAGAAAACAATTTCAGGAGAAGAATTCATCCGTCGATTCATGATGCATGTTCCACCCAAACGATTTGTCAGAATCCGGCACTATGGTCTGCTATCATGTAGAAACAAGAGAAAAAAGATAACTCTCTGCAGAAACCTGCTTGGATGCAAGAAATACATTTCTACATTAAAAAATCTAAATGCAGTAGAAATGATAAAGGTTTTGTATCACATTGATGTATGCAAATGTTCTTCTTGCGGAGGGAATATGGTATCACCCCGCAAAGATAAATACAGTTCTTCTTTTCATGCACATATGAGATGTTAA
- a CDS encoding helix-turn-helix domain-containing protein, translating into MISQDWCYNKRKVPAGAAAPVVWIERQENNMHISYKPLWHTLLERDMRKEDLRLAAGMTTNMIANMSKEGKHISMDTLARICETLNCEITDVIELVPDEPASTGGKEHERIETKNKRKRN; encoded by the coding sequence GTGATTTCACAAGATTGGTGCTATAATAAGAGAAAAGTTCCTGCCGGGGCAGCCGCTCCGGTGGTATGGATAGAAAGGCAGGAAAACAATATGCACATCAGCTATAAACCACTCTGGCACACACTGTTAGAGCGTGATATGAGAAAAGAGGATTTAAGGCTTGCCGCTGGTATGACAACAAATATGATTGCCAACATGAGCAAAGAGGGAAAGCACATCAGCATGGATACATTAGCCCGTATCTGCGAAACGCTGAATTGTGAGATTACCGATGTGATTGAGTTAGTACCAGACGAGCCTGCTTCCACAGGAGGTAAGGAACATGAGCGAATTGAAACCAAGAATAAAAGAAAACGGAATTGA
- a CDS encoding helix-turn-helix transcriptional regulator, with protein sequence MKGATSIQERLWELRKDKGLNLEELSELTGISKSALGSYEKEDYKEINHGNLITLADFYGVSVDYLLCRTENREQINTPLTELHLNDEMVALLKGGRINNRLLCELATHKDFIKFLADIEIYVDGIATMQIQNLNALVDTVRHEIIERYRPGEDDPHLKVLQAAHISDDEYFSHMVLDDLNLIIRDIREAHKKDSESAPQTTVADELKENLEAVENFKGSRDEKLVVLYCKQLGINYKNLSDEEFRWLIRILQKSKKTGTPISQRKKR encoded by the coding sequence ATGAAAGGAGCGACAAGCATACAGGAACGCCTTTGGGAACTCCGCAAGGACAAAGGCTTAAATCTGGAAGAATTATCAGAGCTGACGGGCATTTCCAAATCAGCTCTTGGCAGTTATGAAAAAGAGGATTATAAGGAAATCAATCATGGCAACCTTATCACGCTGGCAGACTTCTATGGGGTTTCCGTTGATTATCTGCTGTGCCGGACAGAGAACCGGGAGCAGATCAACACGCCACTAACAGAGCTGCATTTGAATGATGAGATGGTGGCACTTCTGAAAGGCGGTCGGATTAACAACCGTCTGCTCTGTGAGCTTGCCACTCATAAGGACTTTATCAAGTTTCTTGCGGACATTGAGATTTATGTAGATGGGATTGCCACCATGCAGATTCAAAACCTCAACGCCCTTGTCGATACTGTCCGGCATGAAATCATTGAACGGTATCGCCCCGGCGAAGACGACCCGCATTTGAAAGTGCTGCAAGCCGCCCATATCAGCGATGATGAATATTTCAGCCACATGGTTCTTGATGACCTCAATCTCATTATCCGGGATATTCGGGAAGCCCACAAAAAGGACAGCGAGAGTGCGCCCCAGACCACCGTTGCCGATGAATTGAAAGAAAATTTGGAAGCGGTTGAAAATTTCAAGGGCAGTCGGGATGAAAAGCTGGTTGTCCTTTACTGCAAGCAGCTCGGCATCAACTATAAAAATCTGTCAGACGAAGAATTTCGCTGGCTCATTCGGATTCTACAAAAATCAAAGAAAACAGGAACTCCTATCAGTCAAAGGAAAAAACGGTAA
- a CDS encoding Lsa family ABC-F type ribosomal protection protein, producing the protein MSMIKIENLTFSYPTSYDNVFENVSFQVDTDWKLGFVGRNGRGKTTFLNLLLGKYEYSGKILSSVQFDYFPYPVSDKNRITEDILQEICPLAEEWELMRELSYLDVDVDVLWRPFETLSNGEQTKVLIAALFLNEGHFLLIDEPTNHLDAKARKSVAAYLKKKKGFILVSHDRRFLDDCVDYILSINRANIEVQRGNFSSWMSNFERQQEFELAQNERLQKDIRRLQQSAKRAAVWSERVEASKIGAADKGYVGHKAAKMMKRSKSIEARQQQTIEQKSALLKNMETAEALKIQPLNYHTDLLASLSNVVVYYDGISVCEPVSFEIRQGERIVLDGKNGSGKSSLLKLVVGQSIDYTGTVTLGSGLVISYVPQDTSYLCGTLSEFAEENNLDESLFKAILRKMDFERVQFEKDIKDFSGGQKKKVLIAKSLCEKAHLYVWDEPLNFIDVYSRMQIEQLITEFAPTMLLVEHDSVFRDTVASKIVNI; encoded by the coding sequence ATGTCAATGATTAAAATTGAAAACCTTACGTTTTCATATCCGACAAGTTATGATAATGTTTTTGAAAATGTCAGTTTCCAGGTTGATACCGATTGGAAGCTTGGTTTTGTGGGCAGAAACGGACGAGGTAAAACAACCTTTCTGAATCTTCTGCTTGGGAAATATGAGTATAGTGGAAAAATCCTATCATCCGTACAGTTTGATTATTTTCCTTATCCCGTTTCAGATAAGAATCGTATTACAGAGGATATATTGCAGGAGATTTGCCCACTTGCGGAAGAATGGGAACTTATGCGAGAACTTTCTTATCTTGATGTTGATGTCGATGTGCTTTGGCGACCTTTTGAAACACTTTCCAACGGAGAGCAGACAAAGGTTTTGATTGCCGCTCTTTTTCTTAATGAAGGGCATTTCCTACTGATTGATGAACCTACCAACCATTTGGATGCCAAAGCGAGAAAAAGTGTGGCGGCATATCTGAAAAAGAAAAAGGGATTCATCTTAGTTTCTCACGATCGTCGCTTTCTTGACGATTGTGTTGACTATATTCTATCGATTAACCGAGCGAATATCGAAGTGCAAAGAGGAAACTTTTCATCATGGATGTCAAATTTTGAGCGACAGCAAGAATTTGAACTGGCTCAGAACGAACGTTTGCAAAAGGACATCAGACGATTACAGCAGTCGGCAAAACGCGCTGCAGTATGGTCTGAACGTGTAGAAGCTTCCAAAATTGGGGCAGCAGATAAAGGTTATGTCGGTCATAAAGCCGCCAAAATGATGAAGCGTTCAAAATCTATAGAAGCGAGACAACAACAGACAATCGAACAAAAATCAGCATTGCTGAAAAATATGGAAACCGCAGAAGCCCTCAAGATACAACCGCTTAATTACCATACAGATTTGCTTGCATCATTATCGAATGTAGTAGTTTATTATGATGGCATTTCAGTTTGTGAACCCGTTTCGTTTGAAATAAGACAGGGAGAACGCATTGTGCTTGATGGAAAGAACGGCAGTGGCAAAAGTAGCCTGTTAAAGTTGGTAGTCGGGCAGTCCATAGATTATACGGGTACAGTAACACTTGGCTCTGGGCTTGTAATTTCTTATGTGCCACAGGATACATCGTATTTATGTGGAACCCTTTCCGAGTTTGCAGAAGAAAACAACCTTGATGAAAGTTTGTTCAAGGCAATTCTTAGGAAAATGGACTTTGAGCGTGTACAGTTTGAAAAGGATATTAAAGACTTTTCTGGCGGGCAAAAGAAGAAAGTCCTAATTGCGAAAAGCCTTTGTGAAAAGGCACACTTGTATGTATGGGATGAACCGCTCAACTTTATTGATGTGTACTCACGTATGCAGATTGAACAACTCATAACGGAGTTTGCCCCGACCATGCTCCTGGTAGAACATGACAGTGTTTTTCGAGATACTGTGGCAAGTAAAATTGTGAATATCTAA
- a CDS encoding DUF3847 domain-containing protein, translating into MPDTSKLEKLNRELEKSEKKLRKAINDEKALQHQLKQLTRKERTHRLCTRGGMLESFLQEPERLTDDDVMLLLTLIFHRQDTQELLKKLLEREKPETP; encoded by the coding sequence TTGCCTGATACCTCAAAGCTGGAAAAGCTCAACCGAGAGTTGGAAAAGAGTGAAAAGAAACTGCGGAAAGCCATCAATGATGAAAAGGCATTGCAGCACCAGCTAAAGCAGCTTACCCGAAAAGAACGGACACACCGGCTCTGTACTCGTGGCGGTATGCTGGAAAGTTTTCTGCAAGAGCCGGAACGCCTGACAGATGATGATGTCATGCTGTTGTTGACACTCATTTTTCACAGGCAGGACACGCAGGAACTATTGAAGAAACTGCTGGAACGTGAGAAGCCGGAAACCCCTTAG
- the mobQ gene encoding MobQ family relaxase produces the protein MPCPHNEITIVQRSQRQSAVAAAAYQSGEKLFCEYDQQVKHYPEKRGIVHNEILLPANAPQEYADRNTLWNAAEAVEKQWNSQLARRWVLTIPREIPPDQYAVLVREFCEQQFVSKGMIVDFAIHDPHPPGHNPHAHVLLTMRAMDEHGKWLPKSRKVYDLDENGERIKLPSGRWKSHKEDTVDWNDQKYCEIWRHEWEVIQNRYLDANDRPERVDLRSYARQGLDIVPTVHEGTAVRQMEKRGIQTNIGNLNREIRAANRLMKSIRQLIQNLKGWITELGEKRKELLAQKAAEEATLLPNLLMKYMEIRKEERKDWTRAGQNRGTSQDLKAVSEALSYLRQKGLSTVEDLEAFLESSGKSAADYRNQMKPKEARSKVIDGILASRTDCKECKAVYEKYQKIFFKKIKGKFKQEHPEVARYEKAADYLAKHPDDKDKTKNELQQEQETLLSEIAELKVPLTEVQEDLKKLRDIRYWVRKATPGTEESKEPPKKQPIKEVLQDKTDEKKAQRTAPAQEKHRQQDMEL, from the coding sequence ATGCCTTGTCCACACAACGAAATCACGATTGTTCAGCGCAGCCAGCGGCAGTCTGCGGTTGCCGCCGCTGCTTACCAAAGCGGCGAAAAGCTGTTCTGTGAATACGACCAGCAAGTAAAGCACTACCCGGAAAAGCGTGGTATCGTCCACAATGAAATCCTGCTCCCGGCAAATGCTCCACAGGAATATGCAGACCGCAATACTTTATGGAATGCCGCCGAAGCGGTGGAAAAGCAATGGAACTCCCAGCTTGCAAGGCGGTGGGTGCTTACCATTCCCAGAGAGATACCGCCCGACCAGTACGCTGTCCTTGTACGGGAGTTTTGTGAGCAGCAGTTTGTTTCCAAAGGAATGATTGTTGACTTTGCCATCCATGACCCCCATCCGCCGGGACACAATCCCCACGCCCATGTCCTGCTCACTATGAGGGCAATGGACGAACATGGGAAATGGCTTCCCAAGAGCCGCAAGGTTTATGACCTTGACGAGAATGGGGAACGGATCAAACTTCCGTCCGGCAGATGGAAAAGCCACAAGGAGGATACGGTGGACTGGAACGACCAGAAGTATTGTGAAATCTGGCGGCATGAATGGGAGGTTATCCAGAACCGCTATCTGGACGCCAATGACCGCCCGGAGCGTGTGGACTTGCGTTCCTATGCCAGACAGGGGCTTGATATAGTCCCCACTGTCCATGAGGGGACTGCTGTCCGGCAGATGGAAAAGCGAGGTATCCAGACGAATATCGGCAACCTGAACCGGGAAATCAGAGCCGCCAACCGCCTGATGAAGTCCATCCGGCAGCTTATCCAAAACCTCAAAGGCTGGATTACCGAGCTGGGAGAAAAACGGAAGGAGCTGCTTGCACAAAAGGCGGCGGAGGAAGCGACACTTCTTCCCAATCTGCTGATGAAGTATATGGAGATACGAAAGGAAGAACGGAAGGACTGGACAAGGGCTGGACAGAACCGGGGAACTTCACAGGACTTAAAGGCAGTCAGCGAAGCCCTGTCCTATCTCCGGCAAAAGGGGCTTTCCACTGTGGAGGACTTAGAAGCGTTTCTGGAATCTTCCGGGAAATCAGCCGCAGATTACCGCAATCAGATGAAGCCAAAGGAAGCCCGGAGCAAAGTGATTGACGGGATTCTTGCCAGCCGGACAGACTGCAAGGAATGTAAGGCTGTCTATGAGAAGTACCAGAAGATATTTTTTAAGAAAATAAAGGGGAAATTCAAACAGGAACACCCGGAGGTTGCCCGGTATGAGAAAGCCGCTGACTACCTTGCCAAGCACCCGGACGATAAGGATAAAACGAAAAATGAGTTGCAACAGGAGCAGGAAACGCTTCTCAGCGAAATCGCAGAGCTGAAAGTACCACTGACCGAGGTACAGGAGGATTTGAAGAAGCTGCGGGACATCCGCTACTGGGTACGGAAAGCCACACCCGGCACAGAGGAAAGCAAAGAGCCGCCCAAGAAGCAGCCCATCAAAGAAGTCTTGCAGGATAAGACTGACGAGAAAAAAGCACAAAGAACCGCCCCGGCACAGGAGAAACACAGACAACAGGATATGGAACTTTAA
- a CDS encoding aminoglycoside adenylyltransferase, with product MGRKEITTKEDLMKVIELFENTGITYWLDGGWGVDILAGKQTRIHRDIDINFDAQHTEKLLNVLLNLGYKIDTDWKPVRIELYSDELGYLDIHPFVLSEDGTSKQADLEGGWYEFEKDYFGSAFFEGKTIPCISLKGQRVFHSGYELRDKDKHDISILESLSK from the coding sequence ATGGGTAGAAAAGAAATAACAACAAAAGAAGATTTAATGAAAGTAATAGAATTATTCGAAAATACTGGAATTACATACTGGTTGGATGGCGGATGGGGTGTAGATATTTTAGCTGGTAAACAAACAAGAATTCATAGAGATATAGATATAAATTTTGATGCTCAACATACGGAAAAATTGTTAAATGTGCTTTTGAATCTGGGCTATAAAATTGATACAGACTGGAAACCGGTTAGAATAGAGTTATATAGTGATGAACTTGGTTACTTAGACATTCACCCGTTCGTTTTAAGTGAGGACGGAACTTCAAAACAAGCTGATTTAGAGGGTGGCTGGTATGAGTTTGAAAAAGATTACTTTGGTAGTGCTTTTTTTGAAGGAAAAACAATTCCTTGTATATCCTTAAAAGGCCAAAGAGTTTTCCATTCAGGTTATGAATTAAGAGATAAAGATAAGCATGATATTTCAATTCTTGAAAGTTTATCAAAATAA
- a CDS encoding AAA family ATPase, with amino-acid sequence MNQGRIIVITGAPGTGKTTTASAVAKESDLEKSVHMHTDDFYHYLSKGAIPPHLPESNEQNLIVIEAFLEAAKRYARGGYDVIVDGIIGPWFLKPWQSLVREHYEVHYIILRASKEETLKRAVERSKLDRKTNIELVETMWEQFCNLGIYESNVIDTTTYSIQETVSAVQEKIASRAALLS; translated from the coding sequence ATGAATCAAGGTAGAATTATTGTAATCACAGGTGCGCCGGGGACAGGAAAAACTACAACGGCATCTGCTGTTGCAAAAGAATCAGATTTGGAAAAGTCTGTGCATATGCACACAGATGACTTTTATCATTATTTGAGTAAAGGGGCAATACCACCGCATTTGCCAGAATCAAATGAGCAAAATTTGATTGTCATTGAAGCGTTTTTAGAAGCTGCGAAGCGATATGCTCGTGGTGGATATGATGTAATTGTTGACGGTATTATCGGACCGTGGTTTTTAAAGCCGTGGCAAAGTCTTGTTCGGGAACATTATGAGGTGCATTATATTATTTTAAGGGCAAGTAAGGAAGAAACCTTGAAGCGAGCTGTTGAACGCTCAAAGTTAGACCGAAAGACAAATATCGAATTGGTAGAAACCATGTGGGAGCAATTTTGCAATCTGGGAATATATGAATCGAATGTTATAGATACGACCACTTATTCCATTCAAGAAACTGTTTCCGCAGTACAAGAAAAAATCGCAAGTAGGGCAGCGTTGTTGTCTTAG
- a CDS encoding virulence-associated E family protein, translated as MNAMQPPQSVEEIKAGLETTEKGGVRQSIRNCLTVFQRDPLLSGAIAYNILTDRKDIIKPIGFHRESTALNDTDMKYLLLYLEETYGLTNEKKIDNAIGIVANENKYHPIRDYLNTLVWDGTERIRFCLRHFLGADADDYTYEALKLFLLGAISRAFQPGCKFEIMLCLVGGQGAGKSTFFRLLAVRDEWFSDDLRKLDDDNVYRKLQGHWIIEMSEMMATANAKSIEEIKSFLSRQKEVYKIPYETHPADRPRQCVFGGTSNALDFLPLDRSGNRRFIPVMVYPEQAEVHILEDEAASRAYIGQMWAEAMEIYKSGRFKLAFSPAMQRYLKEHQRDFMPEDTKAGMIQAYLDKYTGSMVCSKQLYKEALNHAFDEPKQWEIREINEIMNQCISSWRYFPNPRMFSEYGRQKGWERENPATDSGNPSEKTMDGFVEVTEQMELPF; from the coding sequence ATGAACGCCATGCAGCCGCCCCAGAGCGTTGAGGAAATCAAGGCGGGGCTGGAAACCACCGAGAAAGGCGGTGTCCGTCAGAGCATACGGAACTGCCTGACCGTATTCCAACGTGACCCTCTGCTTTCAGGGGCTATCGCATACAACATCCTGACTGACCGCAAGGACATCATAAAGCCCATCGGTTTTCACAGAGAAAGCACCGCCCTGAACGATACGGACATGAAGTATCTGCTTCTTTATCTGGAAGAAACCTACGGGCTTACCAATGAGAAAAAGATTGATAACGCCATCGGGATTGTGGCGAATGAAAACAAGTACCATCCCATCCGGGACTATCTCAATACCCTTGTGTGGGACGGGACAGAGCGAATCCGCTTCTGCCTGCGGCACTTTCTGGGGGCTGACGCAGACGATTACACCTATGAAGCGTTGAAGCTGTTCCTGCTGGGTGCAATCTCACGAGCCTTTCAGCCGGGGTGCAAGTTTGAAATCATGCTCTGTCTGGTAGGCGGTCAGGGGGCTGGAAAGTCCACCTTCTTCCGGCTGCTGGCAGTCCGGGACGAGTGGTTCTCCGATGATTTGCGGAAGCTGGACGATGACAATGTGTACCGCAAGCTGCAAGGTCACTGGATTATTGAAATGTCGGAAATGATGGCAACCGCCAACGCCAAGAGCATTGAGGAAATCAAGTCATTTTTAAGCCGGCAGAAAGAGGTCTACAAGATACCTTATGAAACCCACCCGGCAGACCGCCCCCGTCAGTGCGTGTTTGGCGGCACTTCCAATGCCCTTGACTTCCTGCCCCTTGACCGTTCCGGCAACCGCCGCTTTATCCCGGTCATGGTGTACCCGGAGCAGGCGGAAGTTCACATTTTGGAGGATGAAGCCGCTTCCAGAGCCTATATCGGGCAGATGTGGGCGGAAGCGATGGAGATTTATAAAAGCGGCAGGTTCAAGCTGGCTTTCAGCCCCGCCATGCAGCGGTATCTCAAAGAACACCAGCGGGATTTTATGCCGGAGGACACCAAAGCCGGGATGATACAGGCGTATCTTGATAAATACACCGGGAGCATGGTCTGCTCCAAGCAGCTCTATAAGGAAGCCTTGAACCATGCTTTTGACGAGCCGAAGCAATGGGAAATCCGGGAAATCAACGAGATTATGAACCAGTGCATTTCCAGCTGGCGGTACTTCCCAAACCCAAGAATGTTTTCCGAATATGGCAGACAAAAGGGCTGGGAGCGTGAAAACCCGGCAACGGACTCCGGCAACCCGTCTGAAAAAACGATGGACGGTTTTGTGGAGGTCACAGAACAGATGGAGCTTCCATTCTGA
- a CDS encoding CHC2 zinc finger domain-containing protein codes for MNVFEAVKQSVTTRQAAEYYGIHVGRNGMACCPFHNDKTPSMKLDRRYHCFGCGADGDVIDFAAALYGLGKKEAAVQLAQDFGLSYEDWKPPGKVKKPKTRQKSPEEQFQEAKNRCFRILADYLHLLMAWRTDYAPHSPEEAFHPRFVEALQKQAQVEYLLDVLLFGETEEKADLITDYGKDVIQLEQRMAELAAADAARTKKHYERHAAAPER; via the coding sequence TTGAATGTATTCGAAGCTGTGAAGCAGTCCGTCACAACAAGACAGGCTGCGGAGTATTATGGAATCCATGTAGGTCGGAACGGGATGGCTTGCTGCCCGTTCCATAACGATAAAACCCCAAGCATGAAGCTGGATCGGCGTTACCATTGCTTCGGCTGCGGTGCGGATGGGGATGTGATTGATTTTGCCGCCGCCCTGTATGGGCTGGGAAAGAAAGAAGCCGCCGTACAGCTGGCACAGGACTTCGGGCTTTCCTATGAGGACTGGAAACCGCCGGGAAAGGTAAAAAAGCCCAAGACCCGGCAGAAATCCCCGGAGGAACAGTTTCAGGAAGCAAAGAATCGCTGCTTCCGTATTCTTGCCGATTATCTCCATCTGCTGATGGCATGGAGAACGGACTACGCCCCGCACTCCCCGGAGGAAGCCTTTCATCCCCGGTTTGTGGAAGCCTTACAGAAGCAAGCCCAAGTGGAATATCTGCTGGATGTGCTGCTGTTCGGGGAAACAGAGGAAAAAGCGGATTTGATTACGGACTACGGAAAGGATGTGATACAGCTTGAACAGCGAATGGCAGAACTTGCAGCCGCAGACGCAGCAAGAACTAAAAAACACTATGAACGCCATGCAGCCGCCCCAGAGCGTTGA
- a CDS encoding TnpV protein, which produces MSELKPRIKENGIDYILVGDYYIPDLKLPEEHRPIGKYGRMHREYLREVCPARLHTLTLTGELWTYLADLNEQAQKRLDTIMEQMKAAEGVTEELKRTRQMEWVQRCNNIHNRAEEIVLHEMIYS; this is translated from the coding sequence ATGAGCGAATTGAAACCAAGAATAAAAGAAAACGGAATTGATTATATCCTTGTTGGAGATTACTACATCCCGGACTTGAAGTTGCCGGAGGAACACCGCCCCATCGGAAAGTACGGACGGATGCACCGGGAATATTTAAGAGAAGTCTGCCCAGCCAGATTACACACATTGACCCTGACCGGGGAATTGTGGACATATCTTGCAGACCTGAACGAACAGGCACAGAAACGGTTAGACACCATCATGGAGCAGATGAAAGCTGCCGAGGGCGTGACCGAGGAATTGAAGCGTACCCGTCAAATGGAATGGGTGCAGCGTTGCAATAACATTCACAACCGGGCAGAAGAAATTGTTTTACATGAGATGATTTATTCATAA
- a CDS encoding DeoR family transcriptional regulator, with the protein MNFEFMTIGTPLPPCMPFPRALTGFPVSSTAKVMYCRMLDAMLSNGQEDENGILFICFPVTAIAAVLFRSPMTVKRSLNELETAGLIMRVRQGVGEPNRIYVLIPGKEDAALA; encoded by the coding sequence ATGAATTTTGAATTTATGACGATAGGCACACCGTTGCCGCCCTGTATGCCCTTTCCCAGAGCGTTGACAGGATTTCCAGTCAGCAGCACCGCAAAGGTCATGTACTGCCGGATGTTGGACGCTATGCTATCCAACGGACAGGAGGACGAGAACGGAATCCTGTTTATCTGCTTCCCTGTCACAGCCATTGCCGCAGTCCTGTTCCGCAGCCCCATGACGGTCAAGCGTTCTCTGAATGAACTGGAAACCGCCGGACTGATCATGCGAGTGCGTCAGGGCGTTGGAGAACCAAACAGGATTTATGTGCTGATACCGGGAAAGGAGGACGCTGCCCTTGCCTGA